Proteins found in one Erythrobacter sp. 3-20A1M genomic segment:
- a CDS encoding SDR family oxidoreductase, with translation MHPRKSIFITGGASGIGRAIAMRFGREGWCVGLGDIDRPGMDQTFRLIGHDYIFCYDLDVRDRSAWDEALDQFSDVAEGRIDVVVNNAGIPLGGMIEEMTVEEIELCFDVNLKGVFFGAQAALPHLRKVGSGSCLLNTSSAAGIYGSAGASVYSATKFGVRALTEALDGEWAQYGIKVRALMPSFIDTPLLDHAPHGGANEQIRQRVRGAGLEITPVQQVADAAWQAVHGDKLLWPVGATARKLTTAARWMPGRLRKFARKRAQAAEGI, from the coding sequence ATGCACCCTCGCAAATCCATTTTCATTACGGGCGGAGCGTCTGGTATCGGGCGCGCCATCGCCATGCGCTTCGGGCGCGAAGGCTGGTGCGTCGGACTGGGCGATATCGACCGGCCGGGCATGGACCAGACCTTTCGCCTGATCGGGCACGACTACATCTTCTGCTACGATCTGGATGTGCGCGACCGGTCTGCGTGGGACGAGGCGCTCGATCAATTCTCCGACGTCGCGGAAGGCCGCATCGACGTGGTCGTCAACAATGCCGGAATTCCGCTGGGCGGCATGATCGAGGAGATGACGGTCGAAGAGATCGAGCTGTGCTTCGACGTCAATCTGAAAGGCGTGTTCTTCGGCGCGCAGGCGGCGCTCCCCCACCTGCGCAAGGTCGGATCCGGCTCGTGCCTGCTCAACACCTCCAGCGCCGCCGGAATCTACGGTTCGGCGGGCGCTTCGGTCTATTCCGCGACCAAGTTCGGCGTTCGCGCCCTGACCGAGGCGCTCGACGGCGAATGGGCGCAGTACGGCATCAAGGTTCGCGCCCTGATGCCCAGCTTCATCGACACGCCGCTGCTCGACCACGCCCCCCACGGTGGCGCGAACGAACAGATCCGCCAGCGGGTGCGCGGTGCCGGGCTGGAGATAACGCCGGTGCAGCAAGTCGCGGATGCGGCATGGCAGGCAGTCCACGGGGACAAGCTGCTGTGGCCGGTGGGCGCGACCGCGCGCAAGCTGACGACAGCGGCCCGCTGGATGCCTGGTCGCCTGCGCAAGTTCGCGCGCAAAAGAGCGCAGGCGGCCGAGGGCATTTAA
- a CDS encoding 4a-hydroxytetrahydrobiopterin dehydratase, translating to MAVEKLTEEERESWLTALKQWNTCEDRDAICRTIEFGDFGEAWAFMSRVALLAEKHDHHPEWCNVYNRVEITLTTHDAGGLSRRDVKMAKAIDSLA from the coding sequence ATGGCCGTCGAGAAACTGACCGAAGAGGAACGCGAGAGCTGGCTGACGGCTCTGAAGCAGTGGAACACGTGCGAGGATCGCGACGCCATCTGCCGCACCATCGAATTCGGCGATTTCGGCGAAGCATGGGCGTTCATGAGCCGGGTCGCGTTGCTGGCCGAAAAGCACGACCACCATCCCGAATGGTGCAATGTCTACAACCGGGTGGAAATCACGCTGACCACGCACGATGCGGGCGGGCTCTCCCGCCGCGATGTGAAGATGGCCAAGGCGATCGACAGCCTCGCCTGA
- the ccmA gene encoding heme ABC exporter ATP-binding protein CcmA → MQASGLTAWALFCRRGDRPLFGGLDLWLDRGAALHLVGPNGIGKTSLLQILAGLRRPERAVSPDGARETRGSIHWTGTVGLLDERPALDPDLPLGKALGFWSRLDRAQPALDAVGLAQIAEVPVRYLSTGQRKRAGWARLLAQGCDHWLLDEPFNGLDSDSRAIVEDLMRQRREGGGVLVIASHQPFTGEAIEPLDLRDHPW, encoded by the coding sequence ATGCAAGCGAGCGGGCTAACGGCATGGGCGCTTTTCTGCCGCCGGGGCGACCGCCCGCTGTTCGGCGGCCTCGATCTGTGGCTGGACCGCGGGGCCGCACTGCACCTCGTCGGCCCCAACGGGATCGGCAAGACCAGCCTGCTGCAAATCCTCGCCGGACTGCGGCGACCCGAGCGGGCGGTGTCCCCTGATGGAGCGCGCGAGACACGCGGGAGCATCCATTGGACCGGCACGGTCGGCCTGCTGGACGAACGCCCCGCGCTCGATCCGGACCTGCCGCTGGGCAAGGCACTGGGCTTCTGGTCCCGACTCGACCGGGCCCAACCGGCCCTGGACGCGGTCGGGCTGGCCCAAATTGCCGAAGTGCCGGTGCGCTATCTTTCGACCGGGCAGCGCAAACGCGCCGGTTGGGCGCGGCTGCTAGCGCAAGGGTGCGATCACTGGCTGCTCGACGAGCCGTTCAACGGGCTCGACAGCGATAGCCGTGCCATCGTGGAGGATCTGATGCGGCAACGGCGCGAGGGGGGCGGCGTGCTGGTCATCGCCTCGCACCAGCCTTTCACCGGGGAAGCGATCGAACCGCTCGATCTGCGGGATCACCCCTGGTGA